Proteins from one Nicotiana tabacum cultivar K326 chromosome 23, ASM71507v2, whole genome shotgun sequence genomic window:
- the LOC107802097 gene encoding 16 kDa phloem protein 1-like isoform X2 — protein sequence MSTIFGTMEVNIVNARGLKNNEFLGGGIDPYVLIQYRAQERKSTTAKGQGSKPEWNERFNFRVEYPSTDKQYKLILKLMDHDTFSSDDSLGEATIYLKELIELGVENGRAEIHPRKYSVVGSDQSYCGEIQVGLTFTPKTAAEEEYGGWKESDC from the exons ATGTCGACCATCTTTGGAACAATGGAGGTCAATATTGTCAACGCTCGCGGTCTCAAAAACAACGAATTCTTGG GCGGTGGAATAGATCCATATGTTTTGATTCAATATAGAGCTCAAGAACGTAAGAGCACTACTGCAAAAg GCCAAGGCAGTAAACCAGAATGGAATGAGAGGTTCAATTTCAGGGTAGAGTATCCCTCTACAGATAAGCAGTACAAGCTTATACTTAAGCTCATGGATCATGATACCTTTTCCTCAGATGACTCTCTAGGCGAAGCGAC tatttatttgaaggaattgatTGAATTGGGCGTGGAGAATGGAAGAGCTGAAATTCATCCTCGCAAATATAGTGTGGTGGGCAGTGATCAATCTTACTGTGGGGAAATTCAAGTTGGCCTCACTTTCACCCCTAAG ACAGCTGCAGAAGAAGAATATGGTGGATGGAAGGAGAGTGACTGCTGA
- the LOC107802097 gene encoding 16 kDa phloem protein 1-like isoform X1, whose translation MSTIFGTMEVNIVNARGLKNNEFLGGGIDPYVLIQYRAQERKSTTAKGQGSKPEWNERFNFRVEYPSTDKQYKLILKLMDHDTFSSDDSLGEATIYLKELIELGVENGRAEIHPRKYSVVGSDQSYCGEIQVGLTFTPKKTAAEEEYGGWKESDC comes from the exons ATGTCGACCATCTTTGGAACAATGGAGGTCAATATTGTCAACGCTCGCGGTCTCAAAAACAACGAATTCTTGG GCGGTGGAATAGATCCATATGTTTTGATTCAATATAGAGCTCAAGAACGTAAGAGCACTACTGCAAAAg GCCAAGGCAGTAAACCAGAATGGAATGAGAGGTTCAATTTCAGGGTAGAGTATCCCTCTACAGATAAGCAGTACAAGCTTATACTTAAGCTCATGGATCATGATACCTTTTCCTCAGATGACTCTCTAGGCGAAGCGAC tatttatttgaaggaattgatTGAATTGGGCGTGGAGAATGGAAGAGCTGAAATTCATCCTCGCAAATATAGTGTGGTGGGCAGTGATCAATCTTACTGTGGGGAAATTCAAGTTGGCCTCACTTTCACCCCTAAG AAGACAGCTGCAGAAGAAGAATATGGTGGATGGAAGGAGAGTGACTGCTGA
- the LOC107802099 gene encoding uncharacterized protein LOC107802099, whose amino-acid sequence MSGRRFISFLSRNPSHSEKVVAEEGKAKTWGRRIVSGTLICLTGGVALSALDDLSIYHSCSSKALEKASKNKTIIDAIGEPIVRGPWYNASLAVAHQRHSVSCTFPVSGPQGTGIFQLKAVRNGEEKWSSFLRPSDWEILIMEALVHVPGNEEKQQTFRIRVSDDLPPPASNSSTDCTSQESCSVEKK is encoded by the exons ATGTCGGGGCGAagatttatctccttcttgaGTCGCAATCCATCACA TTCGGAGAAAGTGGTGGCGGAGGAAGGGAAAGCGAAGACGTGGGGGAGAAGGATAGTGTCAGGGACCTTGATTTGCTTAACAGGAGGAGTTGCTCTAAGTGCTCTTGATGATCTCTCTATATATCATAGCTGCAGCAG CAAGGCCTTGGAGAAAGCCAGTAAGAACAAGACGATTATAGATGCTATTGGGGAGCCCATTGTTAGAGGTCCTTGGTATAATGCATCATTAGCAGTAGCTCACCAAAGGCATTCTGTATCATGCACATTCCCTGTCTCTGGACCACAAGGCACTGGAATTTTTCAGTTAAAGGCAGTTCGTAATGGAG AGGAGAAATGGTCATCATTTTTACGACCAAGCGACTGGGAGATACTCATTATGGAAGCTCTTGTACATGTCCCGGGGAATGAAGAGAAGCAGCAAACGTTTCGGATAAGGGTTTCAGATGACCTGCCTCCACCAGCTAGTAACTCGTCCACGGATTGCACATCTCAGGAATCGTGTAGTGTGGAGAAGAAATGA
- the LOC107802098 gene encoding receptor-like cytoplasmic kinase 176, with the protein MGSCISVRIKAESPLHAGASDGRDLSSRLSYSSAPLTPRSQNEILESSNLKSFSFNELRVATRNFRPDSVLGEGGFGCVFKGWIDEHTFKSARPGTGLVIAVKRLNQEGFQGHKEWLAEINYLGSLSHPNLVKLIGYCLEDEHRLLVYEFMPRGSLENHLFRRSTYFQPLSWNLRMKVALEAAKGLAYLHSPEAKVIYRDFKSSNILLDANYNAKLSDFGLAKDGPVDGKSYVSTRVMGTYGYAAPEYMATGHLTARSDIYSFGVVLLEMMTGRRVMDKNRPHGEQNLIEWAKPFLSSKRKVLRIMDPRIEGQYSLEGALKAALLAVKCLALEPKFRPKMHEVVKALEQLQNSNESGSLKRDQTQRKHLRTCTDEASRRKTSSYPRPAASPQLVT; encoded by the exons ATGGGTTCTTGTATCAGTGTTCGAATTAAAGCTGAGTCTCCTCTTCACGCTG GAGCAAGTGATGGAAGAGACTTGAGTAGTAGGCTTTCATATTCATCGGCTCCGTTGACTCCTCGAAGCCAGAATGAGATCCTTGAATCCTCAAATCTGAAAAGCTTTAGTTTCAATGAACTCCGAGTAGCCACGAGGAACTTCCGTCCGGATAGTGTGTTGGGAGAAGGCGGTTTTGGTTGTGTCTTTAAGGGTTGGATCGATGAGCATACATTTAAATCTGCACGGCCGGGAACtggtttggttatagctgttaagagATTGAACCAAGAGGGCTTTCAAGGTCACAAAGAATGGCTG GCAGAAATCAATTACCTTGGTTCGCTTTCTCATCCTAATCTCGTGAAATTGATTGGATATTGCTTAGAAGATGAACACAGGCTTTTGGTATATGAGTTCATGCCTAGGGGAAGTTTGGAAAATCATCTGTTCAGAA GGAGTACTTATTTCCAACCTTTGTCGTGGAATCTCCGCATGAAGGTTGCTCTTGAGGCAGCGAAGGGACTGGCTTATCTCCACAGTCCGGAAGCTAAAGTTATATATCGCGATTTCAAGTCATCTAACATTTTGCTTGATGCT AATTACAATGCGAAGCTTTCTGATTTTGGATTGGCAAAGGATGGGCCAGTGGACGGTAAAAGCTATGTATCTACTAGAGTAATGGGCACCTATGGTTATGCAGCTCCCGAGTATATGGCCACAG GCCATCTAACTGCAAGAAGTGACATATACAGTTTCGGGGTTGTTCTTCTAGAAATGATGACAGGCCGTCGAGTGATGGACAAAAACCGCCCTCACGGGGAGCAGAATCTAATTGAATGGGCTAAGCCTTTTCTTTCCAGTAAACGAAAAGTCCTTCGTATTATGGATCCGCGTATAGAAGGTCAGTACTCATTGGAAGGAGCACTGAAGGCAGCACTTCTTGCAGTCAAATGCCTGGCATTAGAACCCAAATTCAGGCCCAAAATGCACGAGGTCGTAAAGGCACTAGAGCAACTTCAGAACTCAAATGAATCGGGAAGTCTCAAACGTGATCAAACGCAAAGGAAACATCTTAGAACCTGTACCGATGAAGCTTCAAGAAGAAAAACTTCGTCTTACCCGAGGCCAGCTGCTTCTCCTCAGCTTGTTACTTGA